The Musa acuminata AAA Group cultivar baxijiao chromosome BXJ2-2, Cavendish_Baxijiao_AAA, whole genome shotgun sequence genome has a segment encoding these proteins:
- the LOC135604971 gene encoding uncharacterized protein LOC135604971 encodes MARAFLTCFSHSSRDLVKLVLWGGDTRLLPETLHAGELMIRFPDRIVCHANSFYIGLPLPVLSADDELLPGQTYFLLPLDRFRPNQALTAATLASLSPSPTKVSLAGDGQCPFAYVKGGDGRKLIKVAPEFIARVISSGEDGRKSAAGEGGTLCSTPELQKHYAQLVGRRGRPWSPALETISESKSRRPSKVRLSPARLLRFEKRSN; translated from the coding sequence ATGGCCAGAGCATTCCTGACCTGCTTCAGCCACAGCTCCCGCGACCTCGTCAAGCTGGTCCTCTGGGGCGGCGACACCAGGCTCTTGCCGGAGACGCTGCACGCCGGCGAGCTCATGATCCGCTTCCCGGACCGCATCGTCTGCCACGCAAACTCCTTCTATATCGGTCTCCCCCTCCCGGTTCTATCCGCCGACGACGAGCTCCTCCCCGGCCAGACCTACTTCCTCCTCCCCCTCGACCGGTTCCGGCCTAACCAGGCTCTGACGGCCGCGACGCTGGCGTCGCTGTCTCCGTCGCCGACGAAGGTGTCGCTAGCCGGGGACGGGCAGTGTCCGTTCGCGTACGTGAAGGGCGGGGACGGGAGGAAGCTCATCAAGGTGGCCCCGGAGTTCATAGCCAGGGTCATCTCCTCGGGCGAAGATGGGAGAAAGAGCGCCGCCGGCGAAGGTGGGACGTTATGTAGCACGCCCGAGTTGCAGAAGCACTACGCACAGCTCGTGGGGCGCAGGGGGCGGCCGTGGTCGCCGGCGCTGGAGACGATATCGGAGAGCAAGAGTAGGAGACCATCCAAAGTTAGGTTATCGCCAGCGAGGCTGTTGAGATTCGAGAAGAGATCGAACTAA
- the LOC135605521 gene encoding small ribosomal subunit protein uS4y-like, which translates to MVHVSFYRNYGKTFKKPRRPYEKERLDAELKLVGEYGLRCKRELWRVQYALSRIRNAARDLLTLDEKNPRRIFEGEALLRRMNRYGLLEEGQNKLDYVLALTVENFLERRLQTLVFKSGMAKSIHHARVLIRQRHIRVGRQVVNIPSFMVRVDSAKHIDFSLTSPFGGGRPGRVKRKNQKAAAKKAAGGDGDEDDEE; encoded by the exons ATGGTTCACgtcagtttctacaggaatt ATGGGAAGACTTTTAAGAAGCCCCGTCGTCCCTACGAGAAGGAGCGGCTCGATGCGGAGCTGAAGCTGGTGGGTGAGTATGGGCTCCGCTGCAAGCGGGAGCTCTGGAGGGTCCAGTACGCGCTGAGCCGAATTCGTAATGCTGCAAGGGATCTTCTCACGCTCGACGAGAAGAACCCTCGTCGGATTTTTGAGGGAGAGGCCCTCCTCCGCCGGATGAACCGCTATGGGCTGCTCGAGGAAGGCCAGAACAAGCTCGATTACGTCCTGGCTCTCACAGTAGAGAACTTCCTGGAGCGCCGTCTGCAGACTCTTGTCTTCAAGTCGGGGATGGCGAAGTCCATCCACCATGCCAGAGTCCTGATCAGGCAGCGCCACATCAG AGTCGGGAGGCAAGTGGTTAACATCCCGTCGTTCATGGTGAGGGTGGACTCTGCAAAGCACATCGACTTCTCTCTCACAAGTCCATTTGGTGGTGGGCGCCCCGGGCGGGTGAAGAGAAAGAATCAAAAGGCCGCAGCAAAGAAGGCAGCTGGTGGCGACGGCGATGAGGATGACGAGGAATGA
- the LOC103976412 gene encoding UPF0496 protein 1-like, which translates to MGCSSSKLRSSAAADLHSPELKKVIQRNPELAAFAKEYPESILPAIKSGLDELDRCLGKVLLGVSIIHAAIDHYEEEEKRKHQQHRRNKKKKKADRKEKHAYSKTVAKLQELEWAGHPFAGLNVKEPQHALSKLRETMDRLRDRKKEIKAALRSTKRWRKFCEVVFTATFIGLLVCSVVLAATVAAPVAITAGTAGATAIKAVEPWFNSLWDGWETALRDEKEVVKMMLDEELSVHELDSIRSLVVKLWTDVETLMKKVEFVLQQEDEEAMEVGMTELKKKMEATDVKGCIKFLKEKVDACKKEIQPSKSKFLKITRD; encoded by the coding sequence ATGGGCTGCTCCTCCAGCAAGCTCCGCAGCTCCGCCGCCGCCGACCTGCACTCCCCCGAGCTGAAGAAGGTGATTCAGAGGAATCCGGAGCTCGCAGCGTTCGCCAAGGAGTACCCAGAATCCATTCTACCCGCCATCAAGAGCGGCCTGGACGAGCTCGATCGATGCCTCGGCAAAGTCCTCTTGGGAGTCAGTATCATCCACGCCGCGATCGACCActatgaggaggaggagaagaggaagcatCAGCAGCACCGccggaacaaaaagaaaaagaaggccgaCAGGAAGGAGAAGCATGCCTACTCCAAAACCGTCGCCAAGCTGCAGGAGCTCGAGTGGGCCGGCCACCCGTTCGCCGGACTGAACGTCAAGGAGCCGCAGCACGCGCTCAGCAAACTCAGGGAGACGATGGACCGGCTTCGGGACAGGAAGAAGGAGATCAAAGCGGCGCTGCGCTCCACCAAGCGGTGGCGGAAGTTCTGCGAAGTCGTCTTCACCGCCACCTTCATCGGGTTGCTCGTCTGCTCCGTCGTTCTGGCGGCCACGGTGGCGGCGCCCGTGGCCATCACCGCTGGGACCGCCGGCGCGACGGCGATAAAGGCGGTGGAGCCGTGGTTCAACTCCTTGTGGGACGGGTGGGAGACGGCCCTGAGGGACGAGAAGGAGGTGGTGAAGATGATGCTCGACGAGGAGCTCTCAGTGCACGAGCTCGACAGCATTCGATCCCTCGTGGTGAAGCTGTGGACCGACGTCGAAACGCTGATGAAGAAGGTGGAGTTCGTACTGCAGCAGGAGGACGAGGAGGCCATGGAGGTAGGGATGACGGAGCTGAAGAAAAAGATGGAGGCTACCGACGTGAAAGGCTGCATCAAGTTCTTGAAGGAGAAGGTGGATGCATGCAAAAAGGAGATCCAACCTTCAAAATCCAAGTTCCTAAAGATAACCAGGGATTAG